From one Caldithrix abyssi DSM 13497 genomic stretch:
- a CDS encoding YbaB/EbfC family nucleoid-associated protein, whose amino-acid sequence MLDMNNILKQAQKMQEEMKKVQDSLASVTVEGSAGGGMVKVIANCKLEILSIKIEPDILKEEDQEMIEDLLVAAVNQAIQNAQKRAEEEMKKVTGGLLGNLNLPDGFKFPGL is encoded by the coding sequence ATGCTGGATATGAATAATATTTTAAAACAGGCCCAAAAGATGCAGGAAGAGATGAAAAAGGTTCAGGATTCCCTGGCCTCCGTTACAGTGGAAGGCAGCGCCGGCGGCGGTATGGTAAAAGTGATCGCCAATTGTAAATTAGAAATTCTTTCTATTAAGATCGAACCGGACATCCTGAAAGAAGAAGACCAGGAAATGATCGAAGATTTGCTGGTGGCTGCGGTCAATCAGGCCATTCAAAACGCGCAAAAACGCGCGGAAGAAGAAATGAAAAAAGTGACCGGCGGTTTGCTTGGCAATCTAAACTTACCAGATGGTTTTAAATTTCCGGGTCTGTAA
- the dnaX gene encoding DNA polymerase III subunit gamma/tau, with the protein MSYVVIARRYRPQTFEEVIGQEHVSKTLANAIANGRIAHAYIFSGPRGVGKTTTARILAKAVNCEKGPTPTPCNACPSCQAITKGNALDVYEIDGASNRGIDEIRNLREKIRFAPSMGKYRVYIIDEVHMLTKEAFNALLKTLEEPPEHVIFIFATTEIHRVPPTILSRCQRFDFRRMPIKTIMEHLRKICDSENIKVEEEALLQIAKKADGSMRDSQSILDQLISFSGNEIKFEDVAKALGVIHQDEFFHLTDYIRNSDIKNIILTANKIFQTGYDLNEFLLGLEEHFRNILVLKATNSPDLLDTSEVYLERYRELAKEISENDLIGYLKTIGETINAVKASQQPQLKFELGLVKLAKLPKTTEIEQILENLNLLKKKASNNIASDHQPAYSASSQTPPTLDLTTIQNKWKQYVERISAQRPSLSSVLEKAVLKHFNDGKLTVSLGKEGAIISNQRYWLENQLSELLQSSIRFEIQVKKEEAQQAVAAEQSNATKEEIMKQILSKSDHLRKLADEFDLEIM; encoded by the coding sequence ATGTCTTACGTTGTCATTGCGCGTCGTTATCGTCCGCAAACCTTCGAAGAAGTAATTGGTCAGGAGCATGTTTCTAAAACTCTGGCTAATGCCATTGCCAATGGACGAATCGCCCATGCTTACATCTTTTCCGGCCCGCGCGGCGTGGGTAAAACCACCACCGCCCGTATCCTGGCCAAAGCCGTCAACTGCGAAAAGGGCCCAACGCCCACCCCTTGCAATGCCTGTCCATCCTGCCAGGCCATCACCAAAGGCAACGCGCTCGATGTTTACGAGATCGACGGCGCTTCCAATCGTGGCATCGATGAAATCCGCAACCTGCGCGAAAAAATCCGCTTTGCCCCCTCCATGGGCAAATACCGCGTGTACATCATCGACGAAGTACACATGCTCACTAAAGAGGCTTTTAACGCCCTTCTAAAAACACTGGAAGAACCGCCCGAACACGTCATCTTCATTTTTGCCACAACTGAAATCCACCGCGTACCGCCGACCATTCTTTCCCGTTGTCAACGATTCGACTTCAGAAGAATGCCCATTAAAACCATTATGGAACACCTGCGCAAAATTTGTGATTCAGAAAACATAAAGGTCGAAGAGGAAGCGCTGCTGCAAATTGCTAAAAAGGCCGATGGTTCCATGCGTGATTCGCAAAGTATTCTGGACCAGCTTATCTCCTTTTCCGGCAACGAAATAAAATTTGAAGATGTGGCTAAGGCCCTGGGCGTCATCCATCAGGACGAATTTTTCCATTTGACGGATTACATTCGAAATAGCGATATTAAAAACATTATTTTAACCGCCAATAAAATCTTCCAGACCGGTTACGATTTAAACGAATTCCTTTTAGGACTGGAAGAACATTTCAGAAACATCCTTGTATTAAAAGCCACCAACTCCCCGGACCTTTTAGATACTTCTGAAGTTTACCTGGAACGCTATCGTGAGCTGGCCAAAGAAATTTCCGAGAACGACCTCATCGGTTATTTAAAAACCATCGGCGAGACGATTAATGCCGTTAAAGCGAGCCAACAGCCTCAATTAAAATTTGAACTGGGGCTGGTAAAGCTGGCTAAATTGCCAAAAACGACAGAAATCGAACAAATTTTAGAAAACCTAAATCTGCTAAAAAAAAAAGCCAGTAACAACATAGCCTCTGACCATCAACCGGCTTACAGCGCTTCTTCGCAAACACCGCCAACGCTTGACTTAACTACCATTCAGAACAAATGGAAACAATACGTCGAACGGATTAGCGCCCAACGGCCTTCCCTTTCATCGGTTCTGGAAAAAGCAGTGCTAAAACATTTTAATGACGGCAAATTAACCGTCTCTCTGGGTAAAGAAGGAGCCATTATTAGCAATCAACGCTACTGGCTGGAAAATCAGCTTTCGGAACTCCTGCAGTCTTCCATTCGTTTTGAAATTCAGGTAAAAAAGGAAGAAGCGCAACAGGCCGTCGCGGCCGAACAAAGCAACGCGACTAAAGAAGAAATTATGAAACAAATCCTTTCCAAATCCGATCATCTACGCAAATTGGCGGATGAATTTGATCTGGAAATAATGTAA